CTTTAGGTGGTAAATCAACCTTTGAAACTTTATTGCAGGGAGTGAGCGAACTGTGGTTCCTGCAGTAGATAAACCCAGTTTAAATTCACTTACAGGAACTAGTGAGAACACCAAACATtaacactagggatgagcgagtacactcgctaaggcactactcgctcgagtaatgtgctttagccgagtatctccctgctcgtccctaaagattctgGGGCCGCCGTAGCTAacaggtgagttgtggtggggagcaggggagagcgggcgggagagagagatctcccctctgtttctgcccactctcccccgcagctccccgccccgcggcggcccccgaatctttcgggacgagcagggagatactcggctaaggcacattactcgagcgagtagtgccttagcgagtatactcgctcatccctaattaacaCTTTCCTTTCAATTTAAAGTAATAAATACATAATTACAcacatttatatatgtatatatatatatatatctatctatatatatatatatatctatatatatatatatatatatatctatatatatatatatatatatatatatatatatatatatatatattcacatcaCAAATTACTACTCTGGGTACTACACTTGTTcacatcaggccttagtcacacgggcgttttttcacgcgatttgcggatcgcatgacggatgcgcatccgcaaatcgcgtgaccggtgcacgcaagtcgcccgcaaatcgcccgaaaatctgctcctagccgcgtttcattagaaacgggccggagctgtccagcgcattgcattcaatggagacggcaatagagccggctccatttaaagcaatgcgctgcgggcaagcccgggatgaattgtcgggaagggcttaaatatataagcccttccctgcaattcatcctaaaatgtgtaaaaataaaaaatatatatatactcaccttctcccggcagccggagctccgcgcggccgtcctgcagtgggtgtgaagggggtgtgagtcagacctgccccctgattggttcagcgctgagccaatcagaggcatgtctcactcacacccattcatgaattcatgaatggatgtgagtcagacctgcccctgattggctcagcgctgagaggcagcagtcactcacccattcatgaattcatgaatgggtgtgtgagtgaaacctgcctctgattggtcagggctgtgaccaatcagaggcagattattcagcaggcggggattttaaagccccgccggctgaatagtgccgagaagcagttcaggagaactgacagcggccgcggctggactccggctgcagcggaaaggtgagtatacaattttttttttaattttaacacattttaggatgaattgcagggaagggcttatatatttaagcccttcccgacaattcaccccgcgcacgccggcagcccattgctttcaatggagcggctgtattgccggctccattgaattcaatgggcaaacatcattcttctctgccacagctgttacagctgtggcagagaagaatgatttgtcttctatatgttctcaatggggtcggcgctgctgccgccagccacattgagcgcatatagaaaagagaacaggaatcgcagatcgcagataggtgcgatctgcgttttctgttctataatttatcggacgagcgcataaaaagcgctcatgtgtccgataccattgcaaagcaatggttttataacatcgccggacgcatgcgcaaatcgtggctgaaaacgcccgtctgactaaggcctcagcgtTAAGGCTTTCAgtatttctgctttgtttgggGAGGAGAAAAATGGCAACTCATTGCTGAAGAGAACCAccaaatggactccattgactaaagTGAAGTTCACTCCATTTCCATTTGTCTGGCATTTTGCAGGATACAATAAGAAGAAAtaacagttttttgttttgtagCAGAAATTAGCAAATTAGGAATCAAACATAACTTCCACTTCTGATGTGCATGTATCACTGGTGTACTGCTAGGAATCTCAAGGGTCACgattgtgatatatatataaatatatatatatatatatatatatatatatatatatatatatatatatatatatatatatatatatacacatacactctaTTTGCATCTATACAGATTCAGAAGAGTAATCTCATATTCTGAATCCTATACATAGGGAGCATACACCTTACACAATAgaaatgtcatatatatatatatatatatatatatatatatatatatatatatatatatatatatatatatacacactgactGGTCACATTTTGCCACATTGCTATGCAGGCGTAGTAAACTATTTCACATACAACCTGCTGTCTCATTTCCTCGCTCATAAATAGGCATACTTCAATTTTACTTATATTAACACTTTCTTATCCATATCCTAGAAACTATAGTAAAAACTGGGTATATCCTGTATGCAGTGATACAGATCATTCTGATTTAACTTGGATATCTCCTATATTTAATATATACAGTAGGTACATGGCTTACagtttcctgtatatagtgatatggaccatgctgatataacttAGATATTTCCTGTGTATTATTTCACACTTaatatacaatttaaaaaatgcaacaaaaacctgtgtgtggtattatttaaatccacatgcggattttcaTAGCGTATTCAGTCTCTTAAAAATGGATGTACTTTTTGAATActacatgcattttttaaaaatggttttTCAAGTGTggttaaaaaatgcaacaaaaagcatgAAAATAGGCTGAAGGGCAACAAATAACTTTTCACGTTGCCCAGGAAATGAGTGATGTTGGGAAAACCTATGCCAAAGAATTAGATCATGTATTTAAAGTAGTTTTGAAGCTTTATGCAGAATGGTTAtggtaggtatgggtacaggaggACAGACATAACTTACAGAAAGAGAAGCCAAAATTCACCActtgataaactgcagggcaggctcaatcaccatatatactagtagcatgcagcaagccagattgcaatatggaggAGCTAAATGTTTACATGGAGattaatgtgcagccactcaactcaacccaaatTGGAGAAGGATGACTGCTTACAGACATAGTCTGCATGTTGCGTCCTTACCGGACGTGCGGCATACATAAAAATAAAGGATGAGCACTACAGtgcataaaataacaaatgagcaCGACCGTGCAACATAAATACAAAACTAAGGGAAATCttttccctgcaaacccctaccctgggagggagccctgcctactcggcgggccgatcgcttccgACTGGTGCGGAACTGCACTCGTACATAGGCCACTAATaattccctaccagggagccctaatACAAAAAGGAACAGAAAATGGTAACCAGCAACAGTAGCAAGACAGAGGAGCTTCAGTggcaggctgtgctcctcagcCGCAATCCAGGAAGCAACTGAAAATTcaccagcactgaggtcaattctaGCATAGCTTATATAGGAGCAGGGCCACTCAAAAACAGGTAaggactgacatcactcatcTAAACACCACCCCCCTCATCTCCAggaaaggctgcattcccacgaatgtatatcagctcggttttcacgccgagccgatatacgtcgtcctcatgtgcaggtgggggaggatggaagagccaggagcaggaactgagctcccgccccctctctgcctcctctccgcccctctgcactatttgcaatggggagagccgggacgggggtggggctaagttctctctcccccacctgcacatgaggacgacgtatatcgtctcggcgtgaaaaccgagctgatatacgttcgtggggcgggggggaggggcgggAATAAGCAATGTGtagtcaaatgacgcctgagggttatgtgtggGTAAAAAATGTGCCCTAAGGTTATGAGAGTGTATTTCTATCAAGCTGTatattctgataacggttagcagAACAGGATGTGGCAGGCACATTTCGTTCTGCTGGCTCAGGaggtgaaatagacatttcaccttggatatatcctccacaaaccccccttgaaactgtctgtttcactaactgtccctacatTACCCCGCAGTCCTCACCGGTGGACCCACCTTGGCAAGCCAAATCTATACAGGCCCTTCAAGCCAACCAAGGCAAGCTCTCCGAGCCAACCACGGGTTTTTCACAgtccttgcgactggaccacagctagccttgCTCCCCAATAGCCACTAACTTGTTCCAAGGAGGGTGATCTGGCCCTAAGGCTGGAGTGTGTTGTTGACAGGGGTCAGAGGCTTCAAGGGGGTGTGAGGCTTGTTCACATTCTCTGAGGACACGTTCAGCAGGTTTATGGTGGGAGCAGTACTAGTAGCAGCAGTTTCACAGATCCTCCGGATACAGGGGATTACACAGCAAGCTACAATAATAAAGATAATTAATACACACCGTGGACTTTTCAGTTGGTTACCTTCTCTCTCCTTTGACCCTAAACAAAGAGTGAAGTGTGAGAATGACAGCCccacttttgcaaaaaaaaccaaaaactctgttatctctctgtgaatatgaaacacagactgaacataGTTGTTATAGTTTAACTGTTCCCTGCAGTTAAACTCATAAGAAAAGAAAACATATGCTAGGAGCTTCTGACAACACAACATTTTCTGCTTTTCTAACCGTTGTATTCTTGAAAGCCCCCACAATATGTGAGCAGGgtataacttttttacacttgtatgaaggagaccaagacgtacaacaaagattagattacataacattaagacatacaagacaaacagtagtggttatttgtcacataagtGTCCACAGATTCTCCATGAACTTTCTTCCTATTCTACCACTGGGGTCTAATGCTCCTGTTTACTGATACTCCATCTGCTCTTACAATTCAGGACATCACTGAAcatccatttgtgacctcagacctcagcaagaatgtaccttaaaaaATTCCTATGTTTCCTGCtctctaagacagtataattcattagattcatcACAAGCTGCTATTCTATgaaagcaaacaaagctactttccAAGGTTAGTTACACATTCTCCTCTCCGTTCTAATCTCATGGGGCCTTGCCCTGAGACGTTAggagacatgggggggggggggttgtctcagcttgcagcttcaagtaaacagtcTTTCTCTAATTATCTTATTAAAAGCaatctcagttaactatttgtGCATATaagtatatgtatattatatatacgcatatatacaTCCATGGCAATCTACCTAGTACCATACGcgtttttatatatatctataggtgacacaattacatttttgcactatatatatatatatatatatatatatatatatatatatatatatattcacgtaTTGATCCCACTTCTGACACAATGTAAACATTAACGTTCAGTGGACACTCTCCCGATGCCGGGCACAATATATCACGCCCTGTACTTTCAAACAATTCAGCAGCAACACAGTTTGGCAATCTtgctttactagaagggatccaataatgcacatttaACCGCTACACTTTGATCTGAGGACAGTCCTCTACCAGTGGGCCAAACCCACAATGAGCCGCTGTGCACGGTGCATCAATCTTGGCTACGACCCAACCAATGCGTACTTATTGCCAACagcaatcccttcttacagtttgagCAGGACATGCATACACATAGATGCAGCACTGGTACAATTGGAGTCATTTCACTGCCCTACCGGGAGTAAGCAGGTTGACTCATTTCATCCCTAACACCGTCTGGCTGCACCCTCTATCTCCCCGGAGTCAACTATCGCTCCCCTGGAGAAAAGTCTGCCAAGATAAATTCAATAAATTTTACCCTCCCATGAACAGTCTGTTGACTGTGCCGATTAACCAGTACTCTCAGAACAACAGCCATGCAAACCATTCCTTTTAAAATATGACAGGTTCTGTATTGCGTGTTCGAGACTTAAGGTACCTGTCTGATGGATGTGGACTGACCGGATCGGGCATGGGCACACAGACAAGCCTGGAACTGGCCACACGGGTATAGATACTTAATTGATCTTGCTGTGTTATTTGTTTGGGCCAGCCAGGTGCTAAGATTGCCTCCGTGCGTCCGAGTCTTTTTAAAGTCCAGTTGCGTCCAGATCCAAATCGACCACGGCCCCAGTTGGGCGCCAGCTGTGGTAGATTTATTTTGGGTACACAGCGTAATCAatgggaatgtttgcacccttcctaatttatgttcagagattatGCTCACAATGGAAAAGCTCACACAGAGACAgattgtcagtgtagaaagtcttacTGGACTCTGTTAAtcagtaggcgtatagcatcttatatagcatcatgagttaattactagagatgagcgagcatactcgtccgagcttgatgctcgttcgagtattagggtgctcgagatgctcgttactcgagatgagcaccatgcggtactcgtctcgattaaacgagcactgaccattgaattcaatggagccggtaatacagccggctctattgaaagcaatgggctgccggcgtacgctggatgaattgtcgggaagggcttaaatatataagcccttccctacaattcatccagaaatgtgtaaaaataaaaaatatatggcagctgagccaatcagaggcagccctcactcacccattcatgaattcatgaatgggtatgagtgagggatgcctctgattggtcaggctgtgaccaataagaggcatctgattcagcaggcggggattttaaaaccccggctgctgaatactactcacagctgttcagagcagttcaggagaactgcagcctgtcgcgctgaactccgtctgccgggaccaggtaagtatatatatattttttatttttacacatttctggatgaattgcagggaagggcttatatatttaaccccttcccgacaattcatcccgcgatcgccggcagcccattgctttcaatgcagtcggctgtattgccggctccattgaattcaatgggctaacatcgttctgccgggaccaggtaagtatatatatattttttatttttacacatttctggatgaattgtagggaagggcttatatatttaagcccttcccgacaattcatcccgcgtacggggtctcactcttgccgctattgtggcttaatagtgggacctgggaacttgagatacagcccaaaatgtagctcctcgcctgctctattcgtttctgtgtcatttccatcactttcttgtgttttgcagattttcacaaatgaaaaccttagcgagcatcggcgatatacaaaaatgctcgagtcacccattgacttcaatagggttcgttactcgaaacgaactctcgagcatcactgaaagttcgactcgagtaacgagcacccgagcattttggtgctcgctcatctctattaattaccctTTATGGGCATGTCGGAAACAATACATTATTAGAAATCAAAGCAGGGGATTGGGTAGTCCAATTATGGTCTTTTTCCATCCGGTCCTGTGTGAGCTTCTGTCGTCATGGACGTCCGCCATCACGTGTTTGCAGATGAAAAACGACATCTTAGgtgttcgatggagggggcaggggcgggaatgagcaatgtgtagtcaaatgacgcctgagggttatgtgcgggtaaaaaatgtgccctgaggttatgagcgtgtatTTCTAttaagctgcatattctgataacggttagcagAACAGGATGTGGCCGGCACATTCCGTTCTGCTGGCTAAGGAGGTGAAATAGGCATCTCACATTggatatatatatcctccacatgAATACACCCCTTACTAGCAAAGCAGTGGTTTGCCCTGTAGCACCACAGTGTGCCATGCTGGCGTGACATCCTGGGCTCCCTCAGCATCAATAgcaatctgcatgcaaaaaactctAATAAACTtgggtgttagtttgcatttttGCCAAAAATACGTAAGCTGATGGCCCACAATGATGACACAGTGCAATCCACTGCAATGCCAGTAGGGGGTGTATTACTTTATGATGTGGCACACGTATGTTTGGCTGGCATCcatggtatcagttcatatgtacAGCCTATGCCTGTCAGCAGGAAATCCTCCCCTaatctgggttgagttgagtggctgcacattagtctgcacatgaacatttagctcctctatattgcaatctggcttgctgcatgctactaAGGcacatggtgattgagcctgccatGCAGGTTATCAGGTAATACATAATTGGCTTTGTTTTTCTGTGGGGCAGCTAACAGCAGAAACAAGTTCTGAGAGTGCTAATGGGGTCCACGCCCTCACCAAAGGAGTCGGCGCACCAAAGCGGTTGTACTTCTGCCCAGTGGTAGTTTCAGCACAATTGGATGGAtcaattatagatagatagatagatagataaacatttAATTTGTTATGAAATATTCCTACAGATGCTGAGAACTGTATTAAATGCCAAAGGGATGAATGGCCAAATGAGAAGAGAGACCAATGCCTGCCTAAAGTCCTGGAATTCATCTCTTACCAAAATGATATAATTGCTTCTGCATTTTCCAGTGTCTCGGTGTTCGGATGTCTTGTGACTGGCTTCATATTTGGAATATTTATCTTCTACTGTGACACTCCTATTGTTAAAGCTAATAACCGGAACCTGAGTTATCTTCTCCTCGTCTCCATTATCCTTAGCTTCCTCTCCGTCTTCTTATTTCTTGGTCTTCCCAGTGACTTAACTTGTAGATTACGGGAAAccagttttgggatttttttctcaGTAGCCATCTCTTCACTTCTCGCCAAGACTGTTATGGTTTGTGTTGCCTTTAAGTCCACTAAGCCTGGAAGCCCCTGGAGAAAATGGTTGAGTTTGAAGCTGCCATATACGATAGTGTTGTTGTGTCCATCTATACAAGTTGTCATCTGTGTTATCTGGTTGTCTATTTCTCCCCCATTCCAGGACCTGGACAATCAGTCTTATCCTGGgaagatcatcattcagtgtaatgaaggTTCAGATATCTGCTTCTACTCCATGTTGGGTTATATGGGGCTCCTGGCAGCAGTAAGCTTTGTTCTGGCTTTCATGGTGAGGACATTACCAGACAGctttaatgaggccaagtacatcaccttcagcatgctgctattctgcagtgtctggatctcCATGATCCCGGCTTATCTGAGCACCAAGGGGAAATCCATGGTGGTGGTGGAGATATTTGCAGTAATGGCATCCAGCGCTGGACTTTTAGGTTGTgtgtttttcccaaaatgttttagcATTTTGTTCAAATCTGAAATAAATAGAAAAACTGATCTGCTGGGG
The sequence above is a segment of the Eleutherodactylus coqui strain aEleCoq1 chromosome 7, aEleCoq1.hap1, whole genome shotgun sequence genome. Coding sequences within it:
- the LOC136573428 gene encoding vomeronasal type-2 receptor 26-like; the protein is MVIEPAMQVISVSVFGCLVTGFIFGIFIFYCDTPIVKANNRNLSYLLLVSIILSFLSVFLFLGLPSDLTCRLRETSFGIFFSVAISSLLAKTVMVCVAFKSTKPGSPWRKWLSLKLPYTIVLLCPSIQVVICVIWLSISPPFQDLDNQSYPGKIIIQCNEGSDICFYSMLGYMGLLAAVSFVLAFMVRTLPDSFNEAKYITFSMLLFCSVWISMIPAYLSTKGKSMVVVEIFAVMASSAGLLGCVFFPKCFSILFKSEINRKTDLLGKRK